A region of the Argonema galeatum A003/A1 genome:
AGCATAGTGGATGGGGATTTGAAGCTTTGGGAGTCAGGGGCAATTTTGCTTTATCTGGCTGAAAAATATGGCAATATCCCAGTCGGGCCTGAGTATAAGGCTGCGATCGCCCAATGGGTGTTGTTTGCCAATTCCACATTGGCGATGGGAGTTTTTGTGGAAGCCAACCGCGATCGCGAAATGCCCATCCTCATGGCTGCATTGAATGAAATCTTTCAGCAGCAACCTTATCTCCTTGGCGAAGAGTTCAGTGTCGCAGATGTGGCAGTTGGGGCAACTTTAGCCTACATTCCGATGATGCTGAAGCTTGATTTGAGTGCTTATCCAGATGTCTTGGATTACATGAAGCGTCTATCCGAACGACCTGCTTTCCAAAAGGTGTTTGCACCCCCAAACCCCGCCTGAACATTATTGTTTTAGGGGTGGGGACTGGGTAGGGGCGAAGCACTTACGCTGATATTTTTGGTGATTACCAATAAGATAACAAAGCCAAGTGCTTCGCCCTTACACCAGCTTTTAAAAGCGCGGTTAGAAAATGCTGAAGTTGTTGTGCAACAAATGGCTTTACCTAAATCAGAAAATCCTTGGATAAAGTTTGCGGGGATGTATAAGGATAATCCTCTTTTTAATGATATGGTTTCTGAGATGGAAGCTTATCGGCGGGAAGTTGATGCGGAAATGCAGGAATATTACCGTAAAATGGATGAGGAGGAGAAAAACAAGTGCTAAAATGTGCCTCATCTTGCCAAAAGTTCATGGCAAGTTGTGGTGTGCTGTAAATTAGGAAAATAGGTAGTGGACAGGGGACAATCTTACATCAGGGTAAGCGAATTAGAATTACGCCGAGAGCAAGCAATAGAAAAATGTGGAGAAGGATTAAGGCAACCTTCTATGTTTGAGGCTGCTAACATTGCATCTTTCGTTTCTTGGGAAGATATTGTAGGTAATGCTGAAAATCTACAGTTGCGGCTAGAAGCTATAGCGTCTGCTACGAGTTTAGCAGATTTAATGGAGGCTAAGGAGCAGCACTTTTATTTTGAGGCTCAAATTCACGATCGAGTTAC
Encoded here:
- a CDS encoding glutathione S-transferase family protein, whose translation is MLKLYGGARSRASIVQLYLEELGVPYEFVMLDMQKGEHRQPEYLAINPIGKVPSIVDGDLKLWESGAILLYLAEKYGNIPVGPEYKAAIAQWVLFANSTLAMGVFVEANRDREMPILMAALNEIFQQQPYLLGEEFSVADVAVGATLAYIPMMLKLDLSAYPDVLDYMKRLSERPAFQKVFAPPNPA